A single window of Undibacterium sp. 5I1 DNA harbors:
- the rimO gene encoding 30S ribosomal protein S12 methylthiotransferase RimO has protein sequence MSIDTLITSVKPSAINPKVGFVSLGCPKALVDSEQILTQLRAEGYDTAKSYDGADLVIVNTCGFIDAAVQESLDAIGEALAENGKVIVTGCLGAKKDANGNDMIMSIHPKVLAVTGPHALGEVMDAVHLHLPKPHEPFIDLVPAQGVKLTPKHYAYLKISEGCNHRCSFCIIPSMRGDLVSRPIADIMLEAENLFKAGVKELLVISQDTSAYGVDVKFRTGFWNGKPVKTHMTQLVEALGDLAKQYDAWVRLHYVYPYPHVDQIIPFMNNGHVLPYLDVPLQHAHPDVLKRMKRPASGEKNIERIKAWRAMCPEITIRSTFIAGFPGETEEEFEYLLDFLKEVEIDRLGCFAYSPVDGATANELANPVPENIREDRRRRVMELQEGISKKRLQAKVGKTIRVLIDSLDRSGGVGRSSADAPEIDGVVYVKPPFEPHRKLKVGDFVEVKLTAADAHDLWGEAI, from the coding sequence ATGTCCATAGATACTCTTATCACTTCAGTCAAACCTTCAGCAATTAATCCTAAGGTCGGTTTTGTCTCTCTCGGCTGCCCAAAAGCACTGGTTGATTCCGAACAAATCCTGACACAATTGCGTGCCGAAGGTTACGATACCGCTAAATCTTATGATGGCGCCGATCTAGTGATCGTCAACACCTGCGGTTTTATTGATGCGGCAGTTCAAGAGTCTCTGGATGCAATTGGCGAGGCACTGGCTGAAAATGGTAAAGTTATTGTCACAGGTTGCTTAGGGGCCAAAAAAGACGCCAATGGTAATGACATGATTATGTCTATCCATCCCAAAGTGTTGGCGGTGACGGGGCCACATGCCTTGGGTGAAGTGATGGATGCTGTCCATTTGCATTTGCCTAAACCACACGAACCTTTTATTGATTTGGTACCGGCTCAAGGCGTTAAACTGACACCTAAGCATTACGCTTATCTCAAAATTTCTGAAGGCTGCAATCATCGTTGCAGTTTCTGCATTATTCCATCCATGCGCGGGGATCTGGTATCTCGTCCGATTGCCGACATTATGCTGGAGGCAGAAAATCTGTTCAAAGCTGGAGTAAAAGAATTACTCGTTATTTCACAAGATACCAGTGCTTACGGGGTGGACGTGAAATTCCGCACCGGTTTTTGGAATGGCAAACCAGTCAAAACCCATATGACACAATTAGTCGAGGCATTGGGTGATTTGGCAAAACAATATGATGCCTGGGTACGTTTGCATTATGTTTATCCTTATCCGCATGTTGATCAAATTATTCCCTTCATGAACAACGGGCATGTCTTGCCGTATCTTGATGTGCCGTTACAGCATGCGCATCCAGACGTGCTAAAACGCATGAAGCGCCCAGCTAGCGGCGAAAAAAATATTGAGCGGATTAAAGCATGGCGCGCAATGTGTCCTGAAATTACAATACGTTCAACTTTCATCGCCGGTTTTCCTGGCGAAACTGAAGAAGAGTTTGAATACCTGTTAGATTTCTTAAAAGAAGTTGAGATTGATCGCTTAGGCTGCTTTGCCTATTCGCCCGTAGACGGCGCTACTGCGAATGAACTGGCGAATCCAGTTCCAGAAAATATCCGTGAAGATCGTCGTCGTCGCGTCATGGAATTGCAAGAAGGTATCTCCAAAAAACGTCTGCAAGCGAAAGTTGGCAAAACGATTCGCGTGTTGATTGACTCTCTTGACCGCAGTGGCGGCGTTGGACGTTCCTCTGCAGATGCGCCAGAGATCGATGGCGTAGTCTATGTAAAACCGCCATTCGAGCCACATCGCAAACTTAAAGTAGGTGACTTTGTCGAGGTCAAACTCACGGCAGCTGATGCTCACGATTTGTGGGGCGAAGCGATTTAA
- the phaR gene encoding polyhydroxyalkanoate synthesis repressor PhaR: protein MNSAKKSTQHLIKKYPNRRLYDTQTSSYITLVDVKQFVLENDDFAVIDAKTGEDLTRSILLQIILEAEAGGTPMFSSVALSQIIRYYGHAMQGMMGSYLEKNIQAFIDIQNKLTENSKGVYEGKPFSPEMWAQFMSVQGPMMQGMMGNYIEQSKSLFVQMQEQMQNQTKNIFGTFPFNPDGKPK, encoded by the coding sequence ATGAATAGTGCAAAAAAATCGACGCAGCATTTGATCAAAAAATATCCTAATCGTCGTCTTTATGATACCCAAACAAGTAGCTACATCACTTTGGTTGATGTAAAACAGTTCGTTTTAGAGAATGATGATTTTGCAGTAATAGATGCTAAAACCGGAGAAGATTTAACCCGGAGTATTTTGTTGCAAATCATTCTTGAAGCAGAAGCTGGTGGCACGCCCATGTTTTCCAGTGTTGCTTTGTCCCAGATTATTCGCTACTACGGTCACGCTATGCAAGGCATGATGGGCTCGTATCTTGAGAAAAACATCCAAGCTTTTATCGATATCCAGAACAAACTGACAGAAAACTCTAAGGGAGTTTATGAAGGGAAACCATTTAGTCCCGAGATGTGGGCGCAGTTTATGAGTGTCCAAGGCCCAATGATGCAGGGAATGATGGGTAATTATATTGAACAAAGCAAAAGCTTATTTGTACAAATGCAAGAGCAAATGCAAAATCAAACTAAGAATATATTCGGCACATTTCCTTTCAATCCAGACGGTAAGCCAAAGTAA
- a CDS encoding 3-ketoacyl-ACP reductase, with translation MSKRIAYVTGGMGGIGTPICKRLCQEGFIVVAGCGPNSQRKDKWLADMRAEGHDIHASEGNVSDWESTKAAFDKVKAEIGEVDVLVNNAGITRDGQFRKMSKADWDAVMDTNLNSLFNVTKQIIDGMADRGWGRIINISSVNGQKGQFGQTNYSTAKAGIHGFTMALAQEVATKGVTVNTVSPGYVGTDMVRAIRPDVLEKIVSGIPVKRLAEPSEIASIVAWIASDEGGYATGSDFSINGGLHMG, from the coding sequence ATGTCAAAACGTATAGCTTATGTAACTGGTGGTATGGGTGGAATTGGAACTCCAATATGCAAGCGCTTATGCCAGGAGGGTTTTATCGTTGTTGCCGGATGTGGCCCAAACTCTCAGCGCAAAGATAAATGGCTAGCTGATATGCGGGCAGAAGGTCATGATATTCATGCCTCCGAAGGCAATGTGTCTGATTGGGAGTCTACTAAAGCAGCTTTTGATAAAGTTAAAGCGGAAATCGGTGAGGTCGATGTTCTGGTCAACAACGCAGGCATTACGCGTGATGGTCAATTCCGTAAGATGAGTAAGGCGGATTGGGATGCTGTAATGGATACCAATCTGAATTCTTTATTCAACGTAACTAAACAAATTATTGATGGTATGGCCGATCGTGGTTGGGGGCGCATCATTAATATTTCTTCTGTTAATGGCCAAAAAGGTCAGTTTGGTCAGACAAATTATTCCACGGCCAAAGCCGGTATTCACGGTTTTACTATGGCATTGGCGCAAGAGGTAGCGACTAAAGGAGTGACGGTTAACACTGTTTCTCCAGGCTACGTAGGTACTGATATGGTACGTGCAATACGTCCCGATGTACTGGAGAAGATCGTTTCTGGCATTCCAGTCAAGCGCTTAGCTGAACCGTCTGAAATTGCTTCTATCGTTGCTTGGATTGCTTCTGACGAAGGTGGCTACGCCACTGGATCAGACTTTTCAATTAACGGTGGTTTACATATGGGCTAG
- the phaC gene encoding class I poly(R)-hydroxyalkanoic acid synthase yields MTTFDPQATYSNWMSQLMKQDKWQDWMKPAEAINHIPMLESLKEVGAKIDPATMSKLQSDYMQEFSKLWQDFAVSKVPDFNDKRFSSPDWHNHAMHAYSAASYLLNARFLMAMAESVQAPEKTKQKIRFAVQQMTDAMSPANFLVTNPEAQTKIIESKGESLAKGITHMLADMQKGRISQTDESAFEVGKNVATSEGTVVFENRLFQLIQYSPLTKTVHQRPLLMVPPCINKFYILDLQPENSVVRYAVEQGHTVFLVSWANPHESLATVSWNDYIEEGAIQAIHTVQEISKQDKINAFGFCVGGTIISTALAALADRGEHPVSSLTLLTTLLDFSDTGILDVFVDEMQVSMREQTIGQGGLMPGRDLASTFSSLRANDLVWNYVQTNYLKGDSPPPFDLLYWNADSTNLPGPMFCWYLRNTYLENKLKKPNALTVAGNKIDLGKIDAPVFIYGSREDHIVPWQAAYASCVLLNPKKKSRNQFILGASGHIAGVVNPPAKKKRSYWTNSSLGSDAQTWFDGATEHPGSWWPEWAIFLSEHGGKMVKAPVKPGNASFKPIEPAPGRYVKVRAD; encoded by the coding sequence ATGACGACTTTTGATCCTCAAGCTACGTACTCCAATTGGATGTCACAGCTAATGAAGCAGGACAAATGGCAGGATTGGATGAAGCCAGCAGAGGCTATCAATCACATCCCAATGTTGGAGTCACTAAAAGAAGTTGGTGCAAAAATTGACCCCGCAACCATGTCTAAACTGCAAAGTGATTATATGCAGGAATTTAGCAAGTTGTGGCAAGATTTTGCTGTCTCCAAAGTACCTGATTTTAACGATAAACGTTTCTCATCCCCCGATTGGCATAATCATGCCATGCATGCTTATAGCGCAGCGTCATATTTGCTAAATGCTCGATTTTTGATGGCAATGGCTGAATCAGTTCAGGCTCCCGAGAAGACGAAGCAGAAAATTCGTTTTGCGGTGCAGCAAATGACCGACGCAATGTCGCCTGCAAATTTTCTTGTTACTAATCCTGAAGCTCAAACAAAAATTATAGAAAGCAAAGGCGAAAGCCTGGCAAAAGGTATTACGCATATGTTGGCTGATATGCAAAAAGGACGCATCTCACAGACCGACGAATCTGCATTTGAAGTTGGTAAAAATGTTGCTACATCCGAAGGTACAGTGGTTTTTGAAAATCGCCTATTTCAACTGATCCAGTACAGTCCATTAACCAAAACTGTACATCAACGCCCATTGTTGATGGTTCCCCCTTGCATTAACAAGTTTTACATTCTTGATCTACAACCAGAGAATTCGGTAGTGCGTTATGCGGTAGAGCAGGGTCATACTGTTTTCCTTGTTTCATGGGCTAATCCGCATGAGTCTTTGGCGACCGTTAGTTGGAATGATTACATAGAGGAGGGTGCAATTCAGGCGATCCATACTGTTCAAGAAATTAGTAAGCAAGACAAAATTAATGCTTTTGGTTTTTGTGTTGGCGGCACAATTATTTCCACAGCGTTAGCTGCTTTGGCTGATCGTGGAGAGCATCCCGTTAGTAGTCTAACGTTACTTACTACGCTATTGGATTTCTCAGACACAGGTATTTTGGATGTGTTTGTCGATGAAATGCAGGTAAGCATGCGTGAACAAACGATTGGTCAAGGCGGTCTGATGCCCGGGCGTGATCTGGCGAGTACTTTTTCCAGTTTGCGCGCGAATGATTTAGTCTGGAATTATGTTCAGACTAATTATTTGAAGGGGGATAGTCCACCTCCGTTTGATTTGTTGTACTGGAATGCAGATAGCACTAATTTGCCTGGACCAATGTTTTGCTGGTACCTGAGAAATACTTATCTGGAAAATAAATTAAAAAAACCAAATGCACTGACGGTTGCTGGAAACAAGATTGATCTCGGTAAAATTGATGCGCCTGTCTTTATTTATGGTTCGCGCGAGGATCATATTGTTCCTTGGCAGGCTGCATACGCTTCCTGCGTTTTGCTTAACCCCAAGAAGAAATCACGTAATCAATTTATTTTGGGGGCGTCTGGTCACATTGCCGGAGTGGTAAATCCTCCAGCGAAAAAGAAGAGAAGTTACTGGACTAATTCTAGCCTCGGATCAGATGCACAAACCTGGTTTGATGGTGCAACAGAACATCCTGGCAGTTGGTGGCCAGAGTGGGCAATTTTTTTGAGTGAGCACGGCGGCAAGATGGTGAAAGCCCCGGTAAAGCCAGGAAATGCCAGTTTTAAACCAATAGAGCCTGCACCTGGGCGATATGTCAAAGTAAGAGCAGATTAA
- the pgeF gene encoding peptidoglycan editing factor PgeF, translating to MNFSGQINESLLSLPIIHPNWKGLPANVQAFSTTRAGGFSLAPYDNGLGGGGNNLGDHVGDDIKVVAQNREILNRFLPEDVRFLSQVHGTVVLDAAMLIDTSVGDAVFATEPNTVCGILTADCLPVLFADMKGKVVAAAHAGWRGLAAGVLQNTLAKMRDSGAEDIVAWMGPAIGPDEFEVGQDVLDAFRLSSRISEKFFKRRITQDKYVADIYGLARYILVKEGVDKVYGGDRCTVTEKAQFYSYRRDGITGRMASLIWIAE from the coding sequence ATGAATTTTTCAGGCCAGATAAATGAAAGTTTATTGAGCCTTCCTATTATTCATCCGAATTGGAAGGGCTTGCCTGCTAACGTACAGGCTTTTTCTACCACTCGCGCTGGAGGATTTAGTTTAGCTCCTTACGATAATGGATTGGGAGGTGGCGGCAATAATCTTGGCGATCATGTAGGGGATGATATAAAAGTCGTTGCCCAGAACCGCGAGATACTTAATCGTTTTTTACCTGAAGATGTCAGATTTTTATCGCAAGTGCACGGCACAGTTGTGTTGGATGCGGCAATGTTGATTGATACAAGTGTCGGTGATGCAGTTTTTGCTACAGAACCAAATACTGTTTGCGGAATTTTAACGGCGGATTGTTTGCCTGTTTTGTTTGCAGATATGAAAGGCAAAGTGGTGGCAGCAGCCCATGCTGGATGGCGCGGTTTAGCCGCAGGAGTATTGCAAAATACATTAGCTAAAATGCGTGATTCTGGCGCTGAAGATATTGTCGCATGGATGGGACCCGCCATTGGCCCTGATGAATTCGAGGTGGGGCAAGACGTGCTGGACGCGTTTCGTTTAAGTAGCAGAATATCTGAAAAATTTTTTAAAAGAAGAATAACGCAAGATAAATATGTGGCCGATATTTATGGGCTAGCTCGTTATATTTTGGTAAAGGAAGGCGTGGACAAAGTGTATGGTGGAGATCGCTGTACCGTAACTGAAAAAGCTCAATTTTATTCTTACAGAAGGGATGGCATCACAGGGCGGATGGCAAGCCTCATTTGGATCGCAGAATAA
- a CDS encoding RluA family pseudouridine synthase yields the protein MAINVRPTEAAILLDPQFKEGLVELEDGDEIDDLPPQIDVIELKLSPDVCGERLDKTLSKLVPQYSRSRIQQWIEAGFVSLDGQIVRGKTTVLGDEHIIIQPQAAPDEGAYKPEEMPLDIIYEDDAILIINKPAGLVVHPAAGNWSGTLLNGLLHRFPALAGVPRAGIVHRLDKDTSGLMVVAKTLIAQTELVRQLQDRTVSREYYALVWGTPKPTGTIDAAMARHPRDRIKMAVSESMLAKPAITHFQRKAAGMLERFPVSLVACQLETGRTHQIRVHMQSLGFSLVGDTLYGKQHLARFFPRQALQARKLGLIHPMTHDYVEWEVNLADDFSDLLLQAGITTTMLL from the coding sequence ATGGCAATTAATGTTAGACCAACTGAAGCAGCGATTTTATTAGATCCTCAATTTAAAGAGGGGCTTGTCGAGCTTGAAGATGGTGACGAAATCGATGATTTGCCTCCGCAAATCGATGTTATTGAACTCAAATTAAGCCCAGACGTTTGTGGCGAACGCTTGGACAAGACTTTATCAAAACTGGTTCCACAATATTCAAGAAGCCGCATTCAACAATGGATAGAGGCTGGCTTTGTTAGTTTGGATGGCCAGATTGTACGCGGTAAGACCACCGTATTAGGTGACGAACATATTATTATCCAACCACAGGCAGCGCCAGATGAAGGTGCTTACAAGCCTGAAGAAATGCCGTTGGATATTATTTATGAGGATGATGCCATTCTTATTATCAATAAGCCAGCAGGTTTAGTCGTGCATCCTGCTGCAGGTAATTGGTCAGGTACTTTGCTTAATGGCTTATTGCATCGCTTTCCTGCTTTGGCAGGTGTGCCGCGTGCAGGCATTGTGCATCGGCTTGATAAGGATACCTCGGGTTTGATGGTAGTCGCCAAGACTTTGATTGCGCAAACTGAGCTGGTAAGGCAATTGCAAGACCGTACTGTGAGTCGTGAATACTATGCTTTGGTTTGGGGGACACCTAAACCAACCGGGACGATTGATGCCGCAATGGCGAGACATCCGAGAGATCGAATCAAAATGGCGGTATCTGAGAGTATGTTGGCTAAGCCCGCGATTACTCATTTCCAACGGAAAGCTGCAGGTATGCTGGAGCGCTTCCCAGTCAGTCTGGTCGCCTGCCAACTGGAAACCGGACGTACGCATCAAATTCGTGTGCATATGCAATCGTTGGGATTTTCTCTGGTTGGCGACACTCTGTATGGCAAACAGCATCTCGCACGGTTTTTCCCACGCCAGGCATTACAAGCTCGTAAGCTGGGTTTGATTCATCCGATGACACATGACTATGTGGAGTGGGAGGTGAATCTGGCGGATGATTTTTCTGACTTGTTACTGCAAGCAGGCATTACAACTACTATGTTGCTATGA
- a CDS encoding outer membrane protein assembly factor BamD, translated as MQIKSIKLFSLILALALTGCGVFGDKSDETKTWSAAKLYAEAKDEMNNGGYERAVQYFERLESRFPFGTYAQQAQMEIAYAYYKQGDQAQALAAVERFIKLHPNHESVDYMYYLRGLINFNDQLGFMNFIANQDITERDPKASRDSFDAFKQLAIQFPDSKYTPDAILRMKYLVNALAQYDVHVGKYYLRRGAYLAAANRAQSAITEYPDAPAIEEAMYILVRSYDAMGMTDLRDDANRVFLKNFPNSPFLTGKAAGKTAWWKFW; from the coding sequence ATGCAAATTAAATCTATAAAATTGTTCAGTCTCATCCTCGCCTTGGCACTCACAGGTTGCGGCGTATTCGGCGACAAATCGGACGAAACTAAAACATGGTCTGCTGCAAAATTATACGCTGAAGCAAAAGACGAAATGAACAATGGTGGTTATGAAAGAGCAGTTCAGTACTTTGAGAGGTTGGAATCGCGCTTCCCGTTTGGTACCTACGCCCAGCAAGCACAAATGGAAATTGCTTATGCTTACTACAAACAAGGCGATCAAGCGCAAGCTCTGGCCGCGGTAGAACGTTTTATTAAACTGCATCCAAATCACGAAAGTGTTGATTATATGTACTACTTGCGCGGCTTGATCAATTTTAATGATCAACTTGGCTTTATGAATTTTATTGCCAACCAAGATATTACTGAACGAGATCCTAAAGCATCACGTGATTCATTTGACGCTTTCAAGCAACTTGCTATCCAGTTCCCAGACAGTAAATACACGCCAGATGCGATTTTACGTATGAAATATCTGGTAAACGCCTTAGCGCAATATGACGTTCATGTAGGAAAGTATTATCTTCGTCGTGGTGCTTATCTGGCTGCTGCAAACCGCGCCCAATCAGCCATTACAGAATATCCAGACGCGCCAGCAATTGAAGAAGCGATGTACATATTGGTTCGATCCTACGATGCGATGGGCATGACAGATCTGCGTGATGACGCTAACCGGGTATTTTTAAAGAACTTTCCTAATAGTCCGTTTTTAACTGGCAAAGCAGCCGGAAAAACTGCCTGGTGGAAGTTCTGGTAA